TTTTGGCTCATTTCTCATTGGAAGAATTTTACAATGGCAGAGGTTCCAAAATGACCGGATTCCTATCGCAAAATGTCACAGGGACGATTTTGGCGGTTTTCATCGTATTAGCGGCGTACTTTGTAGGAGAAGGTTACGTTTTCAGGGTTTACAAGGGGTCCTTTGTGGACGGGCGTGGGCTGGTTACCCAGGTGAAGCATCCGGTTGGCTATTCATGGCGTGACACAAGGCCGTTTGTTCTGCAGAGTCGTCTATCCATCGAAACAGTCATACACACTGATGATTGCGAAAATTACGACGTGAATTCGGTAATTTACCACAATATAGACCACTGGCGTCAAAAGACCAATCTAGAACTCGaagaggtttgtctatGTCTTGAGCGAAGCGAGatgtcccgaagaatgagcctgagcgactatCCGACCATagggaggatgaagagCTCTTCTTATCAGTAGGATTCCTAACAGTGAGGTCCATAGACCAAagcaggtgacctaccgacgtcaaagactaggtagtagatcactatggaatgaacaaggtgaatggagtagtgatggagactctatgagcgaagtGAATAGGAGCCTTGTGAGTGtactttagtataggagcatGTCTACTCCACTAGGGACTCTCtggatgaatggatgagggagtagatcactatgaAATGAGTATAGCGAATGGAGAAGAACTGAAGGGTGAGCCATTACGACCATTAGAGAACCTATTGATGATATACCATCCTTTGACGGTCAGTGGATGAGGTGTAAATACGGAGTTGTGAGCAAAGAGATTATGAGAGCGGGAGTATTCGTGGTCTGTACAAAAACTGGCATAATGTGCAACTGTTGAGtatcattcatccatattgcccattctgctcagaccagttgagacattaatggattactacaatggaaggatgaatgactGAACAGTATAGAGGGAAGTCAGTGGAGGAACTAGTGTAGCATAGCTGTGATAAGATGGAGGGACGGATAAATGGTCACATGGAACGTACATGTAGATATCAGCAAGGATACTATTAAAGGCAAAAATGGAGTCTATAAGAGTTGGGGAACGTATAAATATAAGGGTTCCTGCGGGTGTACAATCACTCTCAGGAAAGAAGTGGAACCAAGTGTTAAGGCTGATGCAGACAGAAATGAAGAGAAAGAGAAGCTGGAAAACTATaagttttattaccataCAATTCCAGAAAATTGGGAGGGGTGGTCCATCTATTACCAGCTTAAGAGGGTTGAGCACAATGGTGTTGCACAAACTGGATTGGATGGAATGGGCAGTCTTAGCACTTATAGGGAGGTGTGTGTAATATACTGGTTAAATGACTATGCTAATATCTTCCCATTAATGATCGGTCTTGGTGCAGGCCATGTAACTCATTATAAGCGAAAGAATGGCACTACTAACGAGTGGGAAAAGGCAAGTATTGCACATCCAGCTACTTTATCAGAATATCAGAGAGTGTTGTCTGAACTTAACACAAAGTTTAACGACGTTGTGATAGTCAACCTCAACGCCGATAAAGATAAGAAGTACTGTGGTCATCCTTCTTTTAACTGCTTCAAGAGTCCTACGGAGAGCTCTAGCAGCTGTTCTCATAATGGAACTACATTCGTTATCGTCACAGTTTCAGAGATAACTGGTGGTACGGTTCCTAATGGCTTTAAAGGTTTTAAGCACTCTCCCTCTGGAAACAAGATGAGACTTTTAGGAACATACCATGGCAACTCTATGATCTCATTTAAGGAGTCAGTTATATCCACAGAATATGATTATGTAAACGCCTATTACACATCAGGGAGTAGGGGTGATAAGCCTTTGTTACTAGAACTGCAAGAACATCAGGGAACATCAAAACTTTATACTCTTGGAAATAAAGGTGAATGGGTGCCTTCAAActtatccaaaaatgatCTTACCAAGGTGCTCGATCAGGAGAATTGTCTGCGAAACAACATTGTCGTAGCAGATCTATCCAACAAACGAGGTAGATATTGCTGTGGCATGAGTAGACATAGGAAGATTCAAGTTGAACAACATCGTAACAATGTACCGGCTG
This region of Theileria equi strain WA chromosome 1, complete sequence genomic DNA includes:
- a CDS encoding uncharacterized protein (encoded by transcript BEWA_029760A), which gives rise to MKRKFTGEAQCAGITTNSRLTCATVVLFLLFLAHFSLEEFYNGRGSKMTGFLSQNVTGTILAVFIVLAAYFVGEGYVFRVYKGSFVDGRGLVTQVKHPVGYSWRDTRPFVLQSRLSIETVIHTDDCENYDVNSVIYHNIDHWRQKTNLELEEVCLCLERSEMSRRMSLSDYPTIGRMKSSSYQ
- a CDS encoding hypothetical protein (encoded by transcript BEWA_029770A), with translation MVTWNVHVDISKDTIKGKNGVYKSWGTYKYKGSCGCTITLRKEVEPSVKADADRNEEKEKLENYKFYYHTIPENWEGWSIYYQLKRVEHNGVAQTGLDGMGSLSTYREVCVIYWLNDYANIFPLMIGLGAGHVTHYKRKNGTTNEWEKASIAHPATLSEYQRVLSELNTKFNDVVIVNLNADKDKKYCGHPSFNCFKSPTESSSSCSHNGTTFVIVTVSEITGGTVPNGFKGFKHSPSGNKMRLLGTYHGNSMISFKESVISTEYDYVNAYYTSGSRGDKPLLLELQEHQGTSKLYTLGNKGEWVPSNLSKNDLTKVLDQENCLRNNIVVADLSNKRGRYCCGMSRHRKIQVEQHRNNVPAGYTSYLHLPNGASFNIHRFKSVDHTHTFTNFYGQITGIYAYFCNKDGKHRPILLYVNKGSGNGKWFKRTSEGGNNWTDQELSSLKTHTPSFPNIKQHIEEELKKVCKEFGIVCEHSPLTSPSGAGSGSSSGSGSSAGGLGSASVSPQQAGAGNTSDSGSGSVPAAKPGGGADEGLGGGDNLEPKEDNPESIGGPPKEHNAGGFIQKALTFITSKDGIITASVTSGMCGLIAVVAWKLPNIMSFLITKAL